From the genome of Anopheles funestus chromosome 2RL, idAnoFuneDA-416_04, whole genome shotgun sequence:
AGATGAGGTAGACCGATTCATTAGTATCGATATTGCTGGGCCAACTGTGCGCGATCACCATAAAACGGCTGCCAGTACAGGAGACTGTATTGACAAGTTTTTGCACTACGAAACGTTACCGGAATCGAAAATGCCCTGCTACGGGTACGAAGAAATGATCGATCTAGTGTTAGCCGCTTATGATGGTTCGGTAGATTACGATTCGGTCGAAGTGCTGATGCGGCGAGGTATGGCTTTAGCACCGGCACATTTCAACAAGGAAGGATATCACTTTGCCAGGGATCTTAGATTAAAAGTAGCCCTTTTAGGTATGTTTTCGATGGAACAGGTGCTAGCATACGCGGAACGTATAAAATGTAAGGTACTAAATATTCGTGGCGACCCCGGAATGAACTTCGATAATCCTGAAGTGTACGCGAACGTGATGGAAGTGTTGAAGCGAACGGCTTCGAAAGTAGTGTATTATGAAATTGCTGGATCGCATCATTTGCATCTAGTGACGCCCGATAGAGTATCGAAGCAGATTAGCGAATTCCTGTTAGAATAATTTCATAGCACTGGTGGATATAATAGGCTACAATTGTTATAAAACTATATACATACACCAACAAgcaaacatagaaaaaaaaacacacacacagatgaaATATCAATCTCCgcttttcaaaacattcaagGGATAGAATTTGTCAGTCGTTTTAAACGATCTGTTTAACATACTCCTAGATGTTAgtttagtaattttatttcattccctGCACAATGGCCACATCATTTGTTAATGGTTCATTATGTTTAGCTTTTAGCAGTAATGGGTGAAAGGGACGATTATGCTTACggaagaaatgtttttgaaacatttgaggttgcataagaaataaaagataagttacattttgatttttcattcatcaTACATTAgtttatttgcaaaaacacAAAGTTCAAAGACGACAACGAACAATTTGCGACCTGTGTTGGGTTTTTGTAGGATTACAACTTTACTAAACATACGTGGGACCGTAAACTTTTTTCGTACTGCATGGAACGAGAGATGTTTCTTTCAGATAATTTCCAATCGCCTTTTGAAGAATAGCTTCCAGCGGACTAAATGTAGCACGGGACCGCAGTCTTGCTTTGGAAATTTCTAATGATTTCAACAGCTCATAATTTCTACGTCTTGCTGTTTCCAACAAGAAATGGACGGCTTCCGCTTTGTTAGAGTGCATCTTTTTATTACACTTCACCTCATTAGGATCAAGGGTAAGTTCTTGTTTTATCcttagaaaaaagaaaacaacataacgtcatacatttttgttgttgcacgtGTGCCACGTGTTTAGCAACTTACACTGCTTCAAGCTTCTCCTCTAACTCCAACTCCAGTGCAGCATATTTATCATTTATATCACCAATAAAATCTAAATCTTTTACCAtgattgtaaagcaaaaattcTATCGCGCAAATAAAGAATTGGTACGACCTAAAACTACCTATCGATCACAATGTTGTGTGTGGTGTTGAATATTGAAACAGTTGCCATGGCAATAGAAACACACATAGGGtttgtggtgtttgttttgaatgtgttCGGGTGTCAaaagtttcatattttttgaaCGCGTTTCACAGTGCCGGTCAAATAGTACAGCCGATAATGCTTTGCTTAACAATATTCCCGGCCACGGTTCAAACCTTGATTGATGCCTGTGTCTGATATTgtcgagattttttttttgagtcgTAAATAGTTTAAGTCATAAATCGCCAATCATTACATAAGGTATACCCAGGGTAGACTTAAAACCCCGTGAATAGTTACGTATATTAATAAATCAGAAGATTCGATCTTCTTTACATTAGATATGTAATTTCGTCGGTTCTGATTTTAGTACTTAAACTGCTTGGGTACATGTTTGGATGACCTCGACCATGTTTTGTACCACGTATTTAACGGGGATGGATTGCATACAGTAGTAAGCATACCAAACTTGATCGCGAGTAGTCCCAAGTagccaaattaataaaaatgcaaccataACGCTGCTTGCAGGCTGCTTaacgaaaaaacgaaccttGCCCGAACCTTGGGGTCGTTTAAA
Proteins encoded in this window:
- the LOC125761880 gene encoding probable serine hydrolase, producing MSEAITSNGTSCGRTVRSIEEIEIPVPWGVVAGKWWGSRVKQPVLAIHGWQDNAGTFDRLCPLLPPEIPILAIDLPGHGKSSHYPKGMHYFIFWDGITLIRRIVKYYGWTKLTLLGHSLGGALSFMYAASFPDEVDRFISIDIAGPTVRDHHKTAASTGDCIDKFLHYETLPESKMPCYGYEEMIDLVLAAYDGSVDYDSVEVLMRRGMALAPAHFNKEGYHFARDLRLKVALLGMFSMEQVLAYAERIKCKVLNIRGDPGMNFDNPEVYANVMEVLKRTASKVVYYEIAGSHHLHLVTPDRVSKQISEFLLE
- the LOC125761891 gene encoding uncharacterized protein LOC125761891, whose product is MVKDLDFIGDINDKYAALELELEEKLEAVIKQELTLDPNEVKCNKKMHSNKAEAVHFLLETARRRNYELLKSLEISKARLRSRATFSPLEAILQKAIGNYLKETSLVPCSTKKVYGPTYV